From the Deinococcus gobiensis I-0 genome, the window GCGAGACCTCGGCAGGCAGGGCGTCGAGCGGCCACCACGCGACCTCGGCGGCGTCCTCGCGGGCGACCGGCTGGCCGCCCTGATAGGCCGCCACGAAGACGTGTCTGGTCCAGTCCACCGTCTCGCCGTCGGGGGATAGCTGGCGTTGCAGCGGCCCGCCCCAGACCCCCAGACGGCCCAGGCGGCCCACCCGCAGGCCGGTGCCCTGACGCAGCTCACGCCGGGCGGCCAGGGCGTTCCACTCCCACCACGCGCGGCCGCCGCCGGGCACGTCCCACAGGCCGTCGCTGCGCCGCCGCACCAGCAGCACCTCCTGCGCGCCGAGTTCTCCGGGCCGGCAGACCACGACGCCCGCACCCACCTTCCTGATGATCTTCAGTCCGTTCATCTCCAACGCCTCCGGGTCAGGTCACGCACCAGGACACTCGCGGCGTTGCGCCCCGAG encodes:
- a CDS encoding NUDIX domain-containing protein — encoded protein: MNGLKIIRKVGAGVVVCRPGELGAQEVLLVRRRSDGLWDVPGGGRAWWEWNALAARRELRQGTGLRVGRLGRLGVWGGPLQRQLSPDGETVDWTRHVFVAAYQGGQPVAREDAAEVAWWPLDALPAEVSPATAGYFRALRARGQPT